A genomic region of Streptomyces sp. NBC_00247 contains the following coding sequences:
- a CDS encoding acyl-CoA dehydrogenase family protein produces the protein MSAPQAPQDLPERPDPAARSRTHPPRTTVTEREARRVAEDAREQDWHRPSFAKELFLGRLRLDLIHPHPLPAGEDVRRGEEFLARLRAFCLSHVDGALIEREARIPDEVIAGLKKLGALGMKIDPKYGGLGLTQVYYNRALALAGSASPAIGALLSAHQSIGVPQPLKMFGTQEQKDTFLPRLASTDISAFLLTEPDVGSDPARLATTAVPDGDAYVLDGVKLWTTNGVVADLLVVMARVPEGPDHPGGITAFVVEADSPGITVEHRNAFMGLRGIENGVTRFHGVRVPAAHRIGPEGAGLKIALTTLNTGRLSLPAMCVGVGKWSLKIAREWSAVREQWGRPVARHEAVGAKISFIAATTFALEAVVDLASQMADEDRNDIRIEAALAKLYGSEMGWRIADELVQIRGGRGFETADSLAARGERAVPAEQMLRDMRINRIFEGSTEIMHLLIAREAVDAHLKVAGDLIDPDKPLADKARAGAAAAGFYARWLPKLVAGPGQVPSSYAEFRPAGHPDLSHHLRYAERAARRLARSTFYAMSRWQGRMETKQGFLGRTVDIGAELFATSAACVRAELLRGQGEHGREAYELADAFCRQSRLRTEELFGRLWANTDDLDRRVVDRVLAGSYTWLEEGIIDPSGDGPWIADATPGPARGENARRPYR, from the coding sequence ATGTCCGCACCGCAGGCACCGCAGGACCTCCCCGAGCGCCCGGACCCGGCCGCCCGCTCCCGTACCCACCCGCCGCGGACGACGGTGACCGAGCGCGAGGCGCGCCGCGTCGCCGAGGACGCCCGTGAGCAGGACTGGCACCGGCCCAGCTTCGCGAAGGAGCTGTTCCTCGGACGGCTCCGTCTCGACCTGATCCACCCGCACCCGCTGCCCGCCGGGGAAGACGTCCGGCGCGGCGAGGAGTTCCTCGCCCGGCTGCGCGCGTTCTGCCTCTCCCACGTCGACGGAGCCCTCATCGAACGCGAGGCGCGCATCCCCGACGAGGTGATCGCCGGACTCAAGAAGCTCGGCGCGCTCGGCATGAAGATCGACCCGAAGTACGGCGGCCTCGGCCTCACCCAGGTCTACTACAACAGGGCCCTCGCCCTGGCCGGCTCGGCCAGCCCGGCGATCGGCGCGCTGCTCTCGGCCCACCAGTCGATCGGCGTACCGCAGCCGCTGAAGATGTTCGGCACCCAGGAGCAGAAGGACACCTTCCTGCCCCGGCTCGCCAGTACCGACATCTCTGCGTTCCTGCTCACCGAACCCGACGTCGGCTCCGACCCCGCCCGGCTCGCCACCACCGCCGTACCGGACGGCGACGCCTACGTCCTGGACGGCGTGAAGCTCTGGACCACCAACGGGGTCGTCGCCGACCTGCTGGTCGTCATGGCCCGGGTGCCCGAAGGTCCGGACCACCCCGGTGGCATCACGGCGTTCGTGGTGGAGGCGGACTCGCCGGGCATCACCGTGGAGCACCGCAACGCCTTCATGGGGCTGCGCGGCATCGAGAACGGCGTCACCCGCTTCCACGGCGTACGGGTGCCGGCCGCCCACCGCATCGGCCCCGAGGGCGCCGGCCTGAAGATCGCGCTGACCACGCTCAACACCGGCCGGCTCTCGCTCCCGGCGATGTGCGTCGGAGTCGGCAAGTGGTCCCTGAAGATCGCCCGCGAGTGGTCGGCCGTCCGCGAGCAGTGGGGGAGGCCCGTCGCCCGGCACGAGGCGGTCGGCGCGAAGATCTCCTTCATCGCCGCCACCACCTTCGCGCTGGAGGCCGTGGTCGACCTCGCCTCCCAGATGGCCGACGAGGACCGCAACGACATCCGGATCGAGGCCGCGCTCGCCAAGCTGTACGGCTCCGAGATGGGCTGGCGGATCGCCGACGAACTCGTCCAGATCCGCGGCGGACGCGGGTTCGAGACCGCCGACTCCCTCGCCGCCCGCGGCGAACGGGCCGTCCCTGCCGAGCAGATGCTCCGGGACATGCGGATCAACCGGATCTTCGAGGGATCGACGGAGATCATGCACCTGCTGATCGCCCGCGAGGCGGTCGACGCCCACCTCAAGGTCGCCGGCGACCTCATCGACCCCGACAAGCCGCTCGCCGACAAGGCGAGGGCCGGCGCCGCGGCGGCCGGCTTCTACGCCCGCTGGCTGCCGAAACTGGTCGCCGGACCCGGCCAGGTGCCCAGCTCGTACGCGGAGTTCCGGCCCGCCGGACACCCGGACCTCTCCCACCACCTGCGGTACGCCGAGCGCGCCGCCCGCCGGCTGGCCCGCTCCACTTTCTACGCGATGTCGCGCTGGCAGGGACGGATGGAGACCAAGCAGGGGTTCCTGGGCCGCACCGTCGACATCGGCGCCGAACTCTTCGCGACGAGCGCCGCCTGCGTCCGCGCCGAGCTGCTGCGCGGCCAGGGCGAACACGGCCGCGAGGCGTACGAACTGGCCGACGCCTTCTGCCGGCAGTCCCGGCTCAGGACGGAGGAGCTGTTCGGCCGCCTCTGGGCCAACACCGACGACCTGGACCGACGGGTCGTCGACCGGGTCCTCGCGGGCTCGTACACCTGGCTGGAGGAGGGGATCATCGACCCCAGCGGCGACGGCCCCTGGATCGCGGACGCCACCCCCGGCCCGGCCCGGGGCGAGAACGCCCGGCGCCCCTACCGGTGA
- a CDS encoding aldehyde dehydrogenase family protein translates to MTSTHAFWLAGRQATGEDSFAVTNPWDGRLVGTVSVPTDAQIEEAVAAAHAVREEFAATPAHVRVAALDHVVRRLAERTEEIAQLISAENGKPIKWARGEVGRAVSVFRFAAEEARRYNGGDSQRLDTDAGGTGRLGLTRRFPRGTVLGIAPFNFPLNLSAHKVAPAIAVGAPIILKPAPATPISSLILGELLAETDLPAGSWSVLTVPNDRMPALVQDERLPVISFTGSGPVGYSIMESVPRKHCTLELGGNGAAVVLGDYAGEEDLDWAATRIATFSNYQGGQSCISVQRVIVDASLHDRLVPKIVAATEALVTGDPSDDATDVGPLVSEDAAKRVESWVDEAVAAGAQLLTGGKRDGATYAPTVLAGLPDSTTLAREEVFGPVMSIQKVDGEAEAFAAVNSSKYGLQAGVFTHDLQAAFRAHRALEVGGVIIGDVPSYRADQMPYGGAKQSGVGREGVRYAMDDYTYERVLVLTGLAL, encoded by the coding sequence ATGACCTCCACCCACGCCTTCTGGCTGGCCGGCCGCCAGGCCACCGGCGAGGACAGCTTCGCCGTCACCAACCCGTGGGACGGCCGGCTCGTCGGCACCGTCAGTGTGCCGACCGACGCGCAGATCGAGGAGGCCGTCGCCGCCGCGCACGCCGTCCGCGAGGAGTTCGCCGCGACCCCCGCGCACGTCCGGGTCGCCGCGCTCGACCACGTCGTACGCCGCCTCGCGGAGCGCACCGAGGAGATCGCCCAGCTGATCTCCGCCGAGAACGGCAAGCCGATCAAGTGGGCCCGCGGCGAGGTCGGCCGCGCCGTCTCCGTCTTCCGGTTCGCCGCCGAGGAGGCCCGCCGGTACAACGGCGGCGACTCCCAGCGGCTGGACACCGACGCGGGCGGTACCGGGCGCCTCGGCCTCACCCGCCGCTTCCCGCGTGGCACGGTCCTCGGTATCGCACCGTTCAACTTCCCGCTCAACCTGAGCGCCCACAAGGTCGCCCCGGCCATCGCCGTCGGCGCCCCGATCATCCTCAAGCCGGCCCCGGCCACCCCGATCTCCTCGCTGATCCTCGGCGAGCTGCTGGCCGAGACCGACCTGCCCGCCGGCTCCTGGTCCGTGCTGACCGTCCCCAACGACCGGATGCCCGCACTCGTCCAGGACGAGCGGCTGCCGGTGATCTCCTTCACCGGCTCCGGCCCGGTCGGCTACTCGATCATGGAGTCGGTGCCGCGCAAGCACTGCACCCTGGAGCTCGGCGGGAACGGCGCGGCCGTCGTCCTCGGCGACTACGCCGGCGAAGAGGACCTGGACTGGGCCGCGACCCGCATCGCGACCTTCTCCAACTACCAGGGCGGCCAGTCCTGCATCTCGGTGCAGCGGGTCATCGTCGACGCCTCGCTCCACGACCGCCTCGTCCCGAAGATCGTCGCCGCCACCGAGGCCCTGGTCACCGGCGACCCCTCCGACGACGCCACCGACGTCGGCCCGCTCGTCAGCGAGGACGCGGCCAAGCGGGTCGAGTCATGGGTCGACGAGGCCGTCGCCGCGGGGGCCCAGCTCCTCACCGGCGGCAAGCGCGACGGCGCCACCTACGCGCCGACCGTCCTCGCCGGCCTCCCCGACTCGACCACCCTCGCCCGCGAGGAGGTCTTCGGGCCGGTCATGTCGATCCAGAAGGTGGACGGCGAGGCGGAGGCGTTCGCCGCCGTCAACTCCTCGAAGTACGGCCTCCAGGCGGGCGTCTTCACGCACGACCTGCAGGCCGCCTTCCGCGCCCACCGGGCCCTGGAGGTCGGTGGCGTGATCATCGGCGACGTCCCCTCGTACCGCGCCGACCAGATGCCGTACGGCGGCGCCAAGCAGTCCGGCGTCGGCCGCGAGGGCGTGCGCTACGCGATGGACGACTACACCTACGAGCGCGTCCTGGTCCTGACCGGCCTCGCTCTGTAG
- a CDS encoding PucR family transcriptional regulator, which translates to MPPTLASLVQHTALRLRVRAAADRLDTPVRWAHASELADPVPYMDGGELLLVTAANLDAENPQEMRRYVRRLTDAGVAGLGFAVGVVHEAVPAALVDAAEEAGMPLLEVPRPTPFIAISKAVSAAIAADQYRAVTAGFEAQRELTRAALTAEGPAPLLSRLAAHVDGWAALYDTSGAVVAAAPEWAARRAARLTPDVARLRERPAPASAVVGAAEDRVELQTLGTGRRARGALAVGTGAALGTAERYAVNSAVALLTLTTARSRALHSAEQRLGAAVLRMLLSGEPDHARAVAGDLYGGLFDAPFRLLIAEPAAGAGANGAAGNAVPAVVEVLAEVLDTAAIRAGEPLLAVPEGERLVVLAVDGGAAVAACAAYAEAQDARPVRDKGTDGARLVVGLSAPAGPTAVAAAYKQAGQALSVARRRGRALVEHEELAAGSLLPLLGDDAVRAFADGMLRALREHDAKGRGDLVASLRAWLSRHGQWDAAAADLGVHRHTLRYRMRRVEEILGRSLDDPDVRMELWLALKATASPAADD; encoded by the coding sequence ATGCCCCCCACGCTCGCTTCCCTCGTCCAGCACACGGCCCTCAGACTCCGCGTCCGCGCGGCGGCGGACCGGCTCGACACCCCGGTGCGCTGGGCCCACGCCAGCGAGCTCGCCGACCCCGTCCCGTACATGGACGGCGGTGAGCTGCTGCTCGTGACCGCCGCCAACCTCGACGCCGAGAACCCGCAGGAGATGCGCCGCTACGTGCGGCGGCTGACCGACGCCGGGGTCGCCGGACTCGGCTTCGCCGTGGGCGTCGTGCACGAGGCGGTCCCCGCGGCCCTCGTGGACGCCGCCGAGGAAGCGGGGATGCCGCTCCTGGAAGTGCCCCGGCCGACCCCGTTCATCGCCATCAGCAAGGCGGTCTCCGCCGCCATCGCGGCCGACCAGTACCGGGCGGTCACCGCGGGGTTCGAGGCCCAGCGGGAACTGACCAGGGCCGCGCTCACCGCCGAAGGACCCGCCCCGCTGCTGAGCCGCCTCGCCGCCCACGTCGACGGCTGGGCCGCCCTGTACGACACCTCCGGCGCGGTCGTCGCGGCGGCGCCGGAGTGGGCCGCCCGCCGGGCCGCCCGGCTCACCCCGGACGTCGCCCGGCTGCGCGAGCGGCCCGCACCGGCCAGCGCCGTGGTGGGCGCGGCGGAGGACCGGGTCGAACTCCAGACCCTGGGCACCGGCCGCCGGGCCCGGGGCGCTCTCGCCGTCGGTACGGGCGCCGCCCTCGGCACCGCCGAGCGGTACGCCGTCAACTCGGCCGTCGCGCTGCTCACCCTGACCACGGCCCGCTCGCGCGCGCTGCACAGCGCCGAGCAGCGGCTGGGGGCCGCGGTGCTCCGGATGCTGCTCTCCGGCGAGCCCGACCACGCGCGGGCCGTCGCGGGAGACCTCTACGGCGGGCTCTTCGACGCGCCGTTCCGGCTGCTGATCGCGGAGCCGGCGGCGGGGGCGGGTGCGAACGGCGCGGCGGGCAACGCCGTACCGGCCGTGGTGGAGGTCCTCGCCGAGGTTCTCGACACGGCGGCCATCCGGGCCGGCGAGCCGCTCCTGGCGGTCCCCGAAGGCGAGCGGCTGGTGGTGCTGGCCGTGGACGGGGGCGCGGCGGTCGCCGCGTGCGCCGCGTACGCGGAGGCGCAGGACGCCCGGCCGGTGCGCGACAAGGGCACGGACGGGGCTCGCCTCGTGGTGGGACTCTCCGCACCCGCCGGGCCGACTGCGGTCGCCGCCGCGTACAAGCAGGCCGGGCAGGCGCTCTCGGTCGCCCGCCGCCGCGGCAGGGCCCTCGTGGAGCACGAGGAGCTGGCGGCCGGTTCGCTGCTGCCGCTCCTCGGGGACGACGCGGTACGCGCCTTCGCGGACGGTATGCTCCGCGCCCTGCGCGAGCACGACGCCAAGGGGCGGGGCGACCTGGTGGCGTCGCTCCGCGCCTGGCTCTCCCGGCACGGCCAGTGGGACGCCGCCGCCGCCGACCTCGGGGTGCACCGGCACACCCTGCGCTACCGGATGCGGCGGGTCGAGGAGATCCTCGGGCGCTCGCTCGACGATCCGGACGTCCGGATGGAACTCTGGCTGGCCCTGAAGGCGACGGCCTCGCCGGCGGCGGACGACTGA
- a CDS encoding ATP/GTP-binding protein — MENDGTHGVRDTRSGRVPHPVGPPPPSPPVPPRPRTAPSAVPSVDAWLSAPRPAEEPGVWRYGHRPPPPEKSEEAEGRQLLTGALISVLAGILLWSLWRNGYLPYRLLPLRAFTPSDWWYAGTNSPATVEGRDAISVYEGILFGVLLYGCGRLGNWSEVFRRYVAERGQPFRAVTALGLAGFAQLLVWKETIPVARPVLALVVSVAGGRFLQSQAASNWIYAAITLAVLAPFAVLGDWRSLLTGRSKPAAATDGTPDGAGAAAPEGSPARWPELRAAGQTEAAETLTAAVRSGRMNDVDCARLRQAWSVARQRPDTVAPFTHSVLREGGAAFLHPSGLRDLPSRTAAHDLLTGQVRIGRCSADPHNPYVRRGSGVALETALLGTSLLAVGPPGSGKSARLVRPAVECLALQALAGRAAVLAVGGGGSDLGPDGLYDVVVRIGGREAAHGLDLYGGTTDPDEAAAVLAEGLVGDVETVDVRRAVTVLAQLLGPYRAVYGVFPSVPDLRELLDGHPAALAALREAAEAGGHRAMLRELDARTRQSGGPGDPGPVLADRLALLDRPALAPSFATGPDAAPFSLRSMERLPLRVRIDLPERAHAEASRLLARLILAQFTAVAAARPDRTLFLGLVLDDATRAVTDETVRGIRRLRSVNAGVLLTLRTVDDVPERLHTALLGAVGCSMAFAGVTTWDGKRFSEAWGKEWMETREVAQHAVFADQSVTRALHALRKLVTGKAVTRDAVTVRRVERERWSASELAYAVPAGHAVVSLTNVAGERTPPLLVELGG, encoded by the coding sequence ATGGAGAACGACGGCACGCACGGCGTCCGGGACACGCGGTCGGGGCGGGTGCCGCATCCCGTGGGGCCGCCGCCCCCTTCTCCACCGGTCCCGCCCCGCCCCCGCACCGCGCCCTCGGCGGTACCGTCCGTCGACGCCTGGCTGAGTGCCCCGCGCCCGGCCGAGGAACCCGGCGTCTGGCGGTACGGCCACCGGCCGCCGCCCCCCGAGAAGTCCGAGGAGGCCGAAGGGCGCCAGCTGCTGACCGGCGCCCTGATCTCCGTACTCGCCGGCATCCTGCTCTGGTCGCTCTGGCGCAACGGCTACCTCCCCTACCGCCTGCTGCCCCTGCGGGCGTTCACCCCGAGCGACTGGTGGTACGCGGGCACGAACAGCCCCGCCACCGTCGAGGGCCGCGACGCCATCAGCGTCTACGAGGGAATCCTCTTCGGCGTCCTCCTCTACGGCTGCGGCCGGCTGGGCAACTGGTCCGAGGTGTTCCGCCGGTACGTCGCCGAGCGCGGACAGCCCTTCCGCGCGGTGACCGCGCTCGGACTCGCCGGCTTCGCACAGCTCCTGGTGTGGAAGGAGACGATCCCGGTCGCGCGCCCGGTGCTCGCCCTCGTGGTGTCCGTCGCGGGCGGGCGGTTCCTCCAGAGCCAGGCCGCCTCCAACTGGATCTACGCGGCGATCACCCTCGCCGTGCTCGCACCCTTCGCCGTCCTCGGCGACTGGCGCTCCCTGCTCACCGGTCGGTCCAAGCCCGCCGCCGCCACGGACGGCACGCCGGACGGAGCCGGCGCCGCCGCCCCCGAAGGGTCCCCGGCCCGCTGGCCCGAACTCCGGGCGGCCGGCCAGACCGAGGCCGCCGAGACGCTCACCGCGGCGGTGCGGTCCGGCCGCATGAACGACGTGGACTGCGCCCGGCTCCGGCAGGCCTGGTCCGTGGCGCGGCAACGGCCCGACACCGTCGCCCCCTTCACCCACTCCGTGCTGCGCGAGGGCGGAGCCGCCTTCCTGCACCCCTCGGGTCTCCGCGACCTGCCGTCGCGCACCGCCGCCCACGACCTGCTCACCGGACAGGTCCGCATCGGCCGCTGCTCCGCCGACCCGCACAACCCGTACGTCCGCCGCGGCTCCGGCGTCGCCCTGGAGACCGCCCTGCTCGGCACCTCACTGCTGGCGGTCGGGCCTCCCGGCAGCGGCAAATCGGCCCGGCTGGTGCGCCCGGCCGTCGAATGCCTCGCCCTCCAGGCGCTCGCCGGGCGGGCCGCCGTACTCGCCGTTGGCGGGGGCGGCAGCGACCTGGGGCCGGACGGCCTCTACGACGTGGTGGTGCGGATCGGCGGGCGCGAGGCGGCCCACGGCCTCGACCTGTACGGCGGCACCACCGACCCCGACGAGGCCGCCGCGGTGCTCGCCGAGGGGCTCGTCGGAGACGTGGAGACGGTCGACGTACGCCGGGCCGTCACCGTGCTGGCCCAACTGCTCGGCCCGTACCGGGCGGTGTACGGGGTCTTCCCCTCCGTGCCGGACCTGCGGGAGCTCCTCGACGGCCACCCGGCCGCGCTCGCCGCGCTGCGGGAAGCGGCCGAGGCCGGCGGCCACCGGGCGATGCTCCGCGAGCTCGACGCCCGCACCCGGCAGTCCGGAGGCCCCGGGGACCCCGGCCCGGTTCTGGCCGACCGGCTCGCCCTGCTCGACCGGCCCGCGCTCGCCCCCTCCTTCGCCACCGGCCCGGACGCCGCACCGTTCTCCCTGCGTTCGATGGAGCGGCTGCCGCTGCGGGTCAGGATCGACCTGCCCGAGCGCGCGCACGCCGAGGCGTCCCGGCTGCTCGCCCGGCTGATCCTCGCGCAGTTCACCGCCGTCGCCGCCGCGCGCCCGGACCGCACCCTCTTCCTCGGGCTCGTCCTGGACGACGCGACGCGGGCCGTCACCGACGAGACCGTGCGCGGCATCCGCAGGCTCCGCTCCGTCAACGCCGGGGTGCTGCTCACCCTGCGGACCGTCGACGACGTCCCCGAGCGGCTGCACACGGCGCTGCTGGGCGCGGTCGGCTGCAGCATGGCCTTCGCCGGGGTCACCACCTGGGACGGCAAGCGCTTCTCCGAGGCGTGGGGCAAGGAGTGGATGGAGACCCGGGAGGTCGCCCAGCACGCCGTCTTCGCCGACCAGAGCGTCACCCGAGCCCTGCACGCGCTCCGCAAGCTGGTGACCGGAAAAGCGGTGACCCGCGACGCGGTGACCGTGCGCAGGGTCGAGCGGGAGCGCTGGTCGGCCTCCGAGTTGGCGTACGCCGTGCCGGCCGGCCACGCGGTGGTCTCCCTGACGAACGTCGCGGGCGAGCGCACCCCGCCGCTCCTGGTGGAGCTCGGTGGATGA
- the gabT gene encoding 4-aminobutyrate--2-oxoglutarate transaminase yields MSAIPQERRVVTAIPGPKSVELQARRVATVAAGVGSTLPVFAARAGGGIIEDVDGNRLIDFGSGIAVTSVGASAEAVVRRASAQLADFTHTCFMVTPYEGYVEVCEQLAELTPGDHAKKSALFNSGAEAVENAVKIARAWTKRTAVVVFDHGYHGRTNLTMALTAKNMPYKQGFGPFAPEVYRVPVAYGYRWPTGAENAGAEASAQAIDEITKQIGAQNVAAIIIEPVLGEGGFIEPAKGFLPAVAQFAKDNGIVFVADEIQSGFCRTGQWFACEDEGIVPDLITTAKGIAGGLPLSAVTGRAEIMDAAHAGGLGGTYGGNPVACAGALGAIETMRELDLNKKAKRIEEVMKDRLSAMRDKLPNGDIIGDIRGRGAMIAIELVKSGSKEPDAETAGKLAKACHAEGLLVLTCGTYGNVLRFLPPLVIGEELLNEGLDILEQSFATV; encoded by the coding sequence ATGTCCGCAATCCCGCAGGAGCGCCGCGTCGTCACCGCGATCCCCGGCCCGAAGTCGGTGGAACTGCAGGCCCGCCGCGTCGCCACGGTCGCCGCCGGTGTGGGCTCCACGCTGCCCGTCTTCGCCGCGCGTGCCGGTGGCGGGATCATCGAGGACGTGGACGGCAACCGTCTGATCGACTTCGGCTCCGGCATCGCCGTGACGTCGGTGGGCGCGTCCGCCGAGGCCGTCGTGCGCCGCGCCTCCGCGCAGCTGGCCGACTTCACCCACACCTGTTTCATGGTGACGCCGTACGAGGGTTACGTGGAGGTCTGCGAGCAGCTCGCCGAGCTGACCCCGGGCGACCACGCCAAGAAGTCCGCGCTCTTCAACTCGGGCGCAGAGGCGGTCGAGAACGCGGTGAAGATCGCCCGCGCCTGGACCAAGCGCACCGCGGTCGTCGTCTTCGACCACGGTTACCACGGCCGGACGAACCTCACGATGGCGCTGACGGCGAAGAACATGCCGTACAAGCAGGGCTTCGGCCCGTTCGCCCCCGAGGTCTACCGCGTCCCGGTCGCCTACGGCTACCGCTGGCCGACGGGTGCCGAGAACGCCGGTGCCGAGGCGTCCGCGCAGGCCATCGACGAGATCACCAAGCAGATCGGCGCGCAGAACGTCGCGGCGATCATCATCGAGCCGGTGCTCGGCGAGGGCGGCTTCATCGAGCCCGCCAAGGGCTTCCTGCCGGCCGTCGCGCAGTTCGCCAAGGACAACGGGATCGTCTTCGTCGCCGACGAGATCCAGTCCGGCTTCTGCCGTACCGGCCAGTGGTTCGCCTGTGAGGACGAGGGCATCGTCCCGGACCTGATCACCACCGCCAAGGGCATCGCGGGCGGTCTGCCGCTCTCCGCCGTGACCGGCCGCGCCGAGATCATGGACGCCGCGCACGCCGGTGGCCTGGGCGGCACCTACGGCGGCAACCCGGTCGCCTGCGCCGGTGCGCTCGGCGCCATCGAGACGATGCGCGAGCTGGACCTCAACAAGAAGGCCAAGCGCATCGAGGAGGTCATGAAGGACCGTCTCTCCGCGATGCGGGACAAGCTGCCGAACGGCGACATCATCGGTGACATCCGCGGTCGCGGCGCCATGATCGCGATCGAGCTGGTGAAGTCCGGGTCCAAGGAGCCGGACGCGGAGACCGCCGGCAAGCTGGCCAAGGCCTGCCACGCCGAGGGCCTGCTGGTGCTGACCTGCGGCACCTACGGCAACGTGCTGCGCTTCCTGCCTCCGCTGGTCATCGGCGAGGAGCTGCTGAACGAGGGCCTCGACATCCTCGAACAGTCCTTCGCCACTGTCTGA